A stretch of Anoplopoma fimbria isolate UVic2021 breed Golden Eagle Sablefish chromosome 4, Afim_UVic_2022, whole genome shotgun sequence DNA encodes these proteins:
- the npas4a gene encoding LOW QUALITY PROTEIN: neuronal PAS domain-containing protein 4A (The sequence of the model RefSeq protein was modified relative to this genomic sequence to represent the inferred CDS: inserted 1 base in 1 codon): protein MYRSTKGASKARRDQINAEIRNLKDLLPISEADKARLSYLHIMSLACMYTRKSVFFNQGKNESTGLEERASVLSFQELSELMQALPGFLMLVTGEGKLLYLSDSVSEHLGHSMVDLVAQGDSVNDIIDASDHFIMRSNLSTSTSLDMDRLFRCRFNTSKSVRRQSAGNKLVLIRARCLSPLSASPATGSYWTSNPVWVCFCSPLEPHPTRSGPGAERESTSTPPLADTNLFLACFHSQHGRDMRLQNAQDSVSAYLGFDVTALRSCSWYSLLHPQDLSHASAQHRSLLREGGEGRAEMVVRVQAQDQSWVWLYMVLQLQPGEIPISSNNYIISESEAWSVRQQLSSEQTQLTLVLSGGASQQEGLSLQSPDTLSSPDQVFTPSSSGLSAQSFDFSTTGCSVGSSDEPGSSAAEAMQLEGDPRSSISSLEEESFFQQHPAEGPSAASSPTPVTVETVADLDFLTQNILLPPSFQLNPPLPALPLPXPPIPTSQAQQTKEFVCTPPYTPHVAGSSFPFGEPLFSFDPSGTTTPPPSATTASSTTSLAPSASSSAPPPSTSSPSPPNTTKLALNLATQSTDFLFSGEHGSGSLYEKLPPTPDSPGDGDCTVMTLPEVRGPLYVDVPLGPLQCPPEGLLTPEASPGKQPCLAFFSLEREREKERAEISLLAQHISSLAEGFYLDPLLSKLSPPSMSPSMSPSSSPPSPFLSPAMETAEVDSVYMLREFYPIKAWRGLDIPMFLDDDDSLFEESILENLLQDNFILPQSPGLSPPSPSTSPMPNSSSPISPQTPVCWHQPSQFEGVGHFCSVQSAQCNSMAGCGATAAAEGGAMEEGEGLAEEAMEIEVVSSPVSSCSSIPASPPLILTASPRPANSTPIVSPTPAVSCNQSLLEELAVLEPMFGAGASIAPGLGQQPELYQLQCHPSSQCFHKDGSGSVPPF, encoded by the exons ATGTACCGCTCAACCAAAGGAGCCTCCAAGGCTCGACGGGACCAGATCAACGCCGAGATCCGGAACCTGAAGGACTTGTTGCCCATATCCGAGGCAGATAAAGCGCGGCTCTCGTACCTGCACATCATGTCGCTTGCCTGCATGTACACCAGGAAATCCGTCTTCTTCAATCAAGGTAAGAACGAATCTA CTGGTCTCGAGGAGAGGGCGAGCGTTCTGTCTTTCCAAGAACTGTCGGAGTTGATGCAGGCGCTGCCGGGGTTTCTGATGCTGGTGACTGGGGAGGGGAAGCTGCTCTACCTGTCAGACAGCGTCTCCGAGCACCTCGGCCACTCCATG gtggatCTTGTGGCACAGGGGGACAGTGTTAATGATATCATCGACGCCTCAGACCACTTTATCATGAGGAGCAACCTGTCAACCTCCACCTCACTTGATATGG ACCGTCTCTTCCGTTGCCGTTTCAACACCTCCAAGTCCGTGCGGAGGCAGAGTGCTGGGAACAAGCTGGTTCTGATCCGAGCTCGCtgcctctctcccctctccgcATCCCCTGCCACCGGGTCCTACTGGACATCCAACCCCGTCTGGGTGTGTTTCTGCTCCCCTCTGGAGCCCCACCCgacccgctctggccccggggccGAGAGGGAGTCAACCTCCACCCCTCCCCTAGCTGACACCAACTTGTTCCTGGCCTGTTTCCACTCCCAGCACGGCCGGGACATGAGGCTACAGAACGCTCAGGACAG TGTGAGCGCCTATCTCGGCTTTGATGTGACAGCTTTACGCTCCTGCTCCTGGTACAGCCTCCTCCACCCACAGGATCTGTCACATGCCTCCGCTCAGCACCGCAGCCTAT tgagagagggaggagagggcaGAGCTGAAATGGTGGTGCGTGTGCAAGCTCAGGACCAGTCGTGGGTTTGGCTCTACATGGTGCTTCAGCTGCAACCTGGAGAAATCCCCATCAGCAGCAACAACTACATCATCAG tgAGTCTGAGGCCTGGTCAGTGCGACAGCAGCTCAGCTCAGAGCAGACCCAGCTGACCCTGGTTCTGAGTGGTGGTGCTTCTCAGCAGGAGGGTCTGAGCCTCCAGTCTCCAGACACCCTGTCCAGCCCAGACCAGGTCTTCACCCCGAGCAGCAGCGGCCTGTCAGCCCAGTCCTTTGACTTCAGCACCACGGGCTGCAGCGTGGGCTCCTCCGATGAACCCGGGAGCTCTGCTGCTGAGGCCATGCAGCTGGAGGGTGACCCTCGTTCCAGTATCTCATCCTTGGAGGAAGAAAGCTTCTTCCAGCAGCATCCTGCTGAAGGCCCCTCAGCCGCCTCCTCCCCCACTCCAGTCACTGTTGAAACAGTAGCAGACTTAGACTTTTTAACCCAGAACATTCTCCTGCCGCCTTCCTTCCAGCTCAACCCTCCTCTGCCAGCTCTCCCCCTGC CTCCCCCTATCCCCACCTCGCAAGCTCAGCAGACCAAAGAGTTTGTGTGCACGCCACCCTACACTCCCCATGTGGCCGGGTCTAGCTTCCCATTCGGTGAACCCCTCTTCAGCTTCGACCCTTCTGGCACTACCACTCCACCTCCCTCTGCTACAacagcctcctccaccacctcatTGGCCCCTTCAGCTTCCTCCTCAGCCCCACCACCTTCCACCTCCAGCCCCTCTCCCCCAAACACTACCAAGCTTGCCCTCAACTTAGCTACTCAATCCACCGACTTCCTCTTCTCTGGCGAACACGGCAGCGGCTCCCTTTATGAGAAACTGCCCCCCACACCTGACAGCCCCGGAGACGGCGACTGCACAGTGATGACCCTTCCCGAGGTTCGGGGTCCGCTGTATGTAGATGTTCCACTTGGGCCCCTCCAGTGTCCCCCTGAAGGCCTCCTCACCCCTGAGGCATCACCCGGTAAACAGCCCTGCCTCGCCTTCTTCtccctggagagagagagggagaaagaaagagcagaAATCTCCCTCTTAGCTCAGCACATCAGCTCCCTTGCAGAGGGATTCTACCTGGATCCACTCTTGTCCAAACTCTCCCCTCCCTCTATGTCTCCCTCTATGTCACCCtcatcctcccctccctcccccttcctgTCTCCCGCCATGGAAACTGCTGAAGTTGATTCAGTCTACATGCTTAGGGAGTTTTATCCCATCAAAGCATGGAGAGGTCTGGACATCCCCATGTTCCTCGACGACGATGACTCTCTGTTTGAAGAGAGCATCCTAGAAAACCTCCTCCAAGACAACTTCATTCTTCCTCAGTCCCCTGGCctctcacccccctccccctccacctccccaatGCCCAATTCCTCCAGCCCAATCTCTCCTCAAACCCCAGTTTGCTGGCACCAACCCTCCCAGTTTGAGGGAGTGGGCCACTTCTGTAGCGTCCAATCGGCGCAATGTAACTCCATGGCTGGGTGCGGGGCGACTGCGGCTGCTGAGGGCGGGGCAatggaggaaggggaggggtTAGCGGAGGAAGCAATGGAGATCGAGGTGGTGTCATCTCCTgtgtcctcctgctcctccatccCAGCTTCCCCTCCCCTCATCCTCACTGCATCCCCCAGGCCCGCCAACTCCACGCCCATTGTCTCGCCCACGCCCGCTGTGTCTTGCAATCAGTCCCTCCTGGAGGAACTGGCCGTCCTGGAACCCATGTTTGGGGCAGGTGCCTCGATCGCCCCTGGCTTAGGGCAACAACCTGAGTTGTATCAACTCCAATGTCATCCATCATCACAGTGCTTCCACAAAG atgGGAGTGGAAGTGTTCCTCCGTTCTAA
- the tmem265 gene encoding transmembrane protein 121, whose amino-acid sequence MVPTPQVCVSTLVTVSTMAVVDLYLLEQSMLGARGPAGPGVWQCAAVLLGDVGFLLALRFVSAGVVSEAHSPRRGFANALWFLFLSLLQLKLFFVCHNYRQERRPPDPLARKTLTLLLSICLPSLFLILTGADHMTPQRRKQEVRGRLLWVVVDLLDVLDLQAGLWEAQGGAASGSGGVVEQSLPIWAEGLVFFYCYALLLLLPCVALTELGATGLPGQRGPRKEALYPWLSLVTINIFTLALRGTGMLWYRDPRVSTVFLGKNLLALAVKLSSAWERHKQERGAAGAATVSGPEPGDSTLPSQSSEQGEGQAQGKAPPSHYHTLSRSQSHTLSHVSLEPTETPLGPSFISHEL is encoded by the coding sequence ATGGTGCCCACGCCCCAGGTGTGCGTATCAACCCTGGTCACAGTGAGCACGATGGCAGTGGTGGACCTCTACCTGCTGGAACAGAGCATGCTGGGGGCTCGCGGTCCTGCGGGGCCTGGTGTGTGGCAGTGTGCGGCAGTGTTGCTAGGCGATGTGGGCTTCCTACTCGCGCTGCGCTTCGTGTCGGCCGGTGTGGTGTCTGAGGCGCATTCGCCGCGTCGTGGTTTTGCCAACGCCCTCTGGTTCCTGTTCCTGTCCCTGCTCCAGCTCAAGCTCTTCTTTGTCTGCCACAACTACAGGCAGGAGCGCCGGCCGCCCGACCCGCTGGCCAGGAAGACCCTGACGCTGCTGCTGTCCATCTGCCTGCCCTCCCTGTTTCTTATCCTGACAGGGGCCGACCACATGACCCCGCAGCGCAGGAAGCAGGAGGTGCGGGGCCGGcttctgtgggtggtggtggacCTGCTGGATGTGCTGGACCTGCAGGCGGGGCTGTGGGAAGCCCAAGGCGGGGCAGCATCGGGGAGTGGAGGGGTCGTTGAGCAGAGTCTGCCCATCTGGGCCGAGGGCCTGGTCTTCTTTTACTGCTAcgccctcctgctgctgctgccctgtGTGGCCCTCACTGAGCTGGGGGCCACCGGCCTGCCGGGTCAGAGGGGGCCCCGTAAGGAGGCTCTGTACCCTTGGCTCAGCTTGGTCACTATCAACATCTTCACGCTGGCCCTGAGGGGCACGGGCATGCTGTGGTACAGGGACCCCCGTGTGTCCACCGTGTTCCTGGGGAAGAACCTGCTGGCTCTGGCTGTGAAGCTGAGCTCGGCCTGGGAGAGACACAAGCAGGAGCGCGGCGCTGCTGGAGCCGCGACTGTGTCTGGACCAGAACCAGGAGACTCGACCCTGCCAAGCCAGAGCTCAGAGCAGGGAGAGGGCCAGGCCCAGGGGAAAGCTCCTCCCTCTCATTATCACACACTGTCTCGCTCCCAGAGCCACACTCTCTCCCATGTCAGCCTGGAGCCCACAGAGACGCCCTTAGGACCCTCTTTCATCTCCCATGAACTCTAG